The Crocinitomicaceae bacterium genome includes a region encoding these proteins:
- the corA gene encoding magnesium/cobalt transporter CorA — protein sequence MSRHITRKSAKAGEPPGTLVHIGSVKTDRVHISVIDYKKDHFKEKECEVDELCQYCNPDTITWINIEGLHDVVLLQKIGEIFHLDKLLLEDILNTNHRPKTEIFANYIFVTLKMIDLLPDKSGITHEQVSFVMGNGWLLSFQEVGGDVFEKIRERLRKGQGDLQDKKVDFLLYRLIDTVVDNYFFVTEYFSDKNADIEQDIFKNPTPEALKQIQKIKRQILNFKRVVMPLREVAAGLEKDGGYLIEQETRRYLRDLYEHVIQVNDSIDSQREVIASIQDLYLSGTSNKMNEVMKVLTVISTIFIPLTFIAGVYGMNFANMPELSWKYGYFIIIGIMFAIFIAMVIYFRRKRWF from the coding sequence ATGTCACGACACATCACGCGTAAATCAGCCAAAGCAGGTGAACCACCCGGAACACTTGTGCACATTGGTTCCGTGAAAACTGATCGTGTCCACATTTCTGTCATTGATTATAAAAAAGATCACTTCAAAGAAAAAGAGTGTGAAGTAGATGAGTTGTGTCAATATTGCAATCCGGATACTATTACTTGGATTAATATTGAAGGATTACACGATGTCGTATTGCTCCAAAAAATTGGTGAAATATTTCATCTGGATAAATTATTGCTTGAGGATATTTTAAATACCAATCACCGCCCCAAAACAGAAATTTTTGCCAACTATATTTTTGTCACGCTTAAAATGATTGATTTGCTGCCTGATAAAAGTGGTATCACCCATGAGCAGGTCAGCTTTGTGATGGGTAATGGTTGGCTACTCTCTTTTCAGGAAGTAGGGGGAGATGTATTTGAAAAAATACGTGAGCGTCTCAGAAAAGGTCAAGGGGATTTACAAGATAAAAAAGTTGATTTTTTACTCTATCGTTTAATTGATACTGTGGTGGATAATTACTTTTTTGTTACTGAATATTTCAGCGATAAAAATGCAGATATTGAACAGGATATTTTTAAAAATCCAACTCCTGAAGCGTTAAAGCAAATCCAAAAAATAAAAAGACAGATTCTGAACTTTAAACGCGTTGTCATGCCATTGCGTGAAGTTGCTGCTGGTCTGGAAAAAGACGGAGGATATCTAATTGAACAGGAAACCAGACGATACCTGAGAGACTTGTATGAACATGTCATTCAGGTTAACGACAGCATTGATTCACAGCGAGAGGTTATTGCCAGTATTCAAGATTTATATCTGTCAGGCACCAGCAATAAAATGAATGAAGTGATGAAAGTGCTCACTGTAATTTCAACCATTTTCATTCCCCTCACGTTTATCGCCGGCGTTTACGGAATGAATTTTGCCAACATGCCCGAACTTTCATGGAAGTATGGTTACTTCATTATCATTGGAATCATGTTTGCCATTTTTATTGCCATGGTTATTTATTTCAGAAGGAAGAGGTGGTTTTGA
- a CDS encoding 3-hydroxybutyryl-CoA dehydrogenase, translating to MKNISVIGAGTMGNGIAHVFAQYGYTVNLVDVSEEALKKALATIAKNLDRMVEKGKLSADEKNKTLANITTFSDLKTGIQNAELVVEAATENQELKLKIFRDMDAFTNPDCILATNTSSISITKIASVTKRADKVIGMHFMNPVPVMKLVEIIRGYSTSSEVTKTIMDLSKSLEKVPVEVNDYPGFVANRILMPMINEAIITLNEGVAGVDEIDTVMKLGMAHPMGPLQLADFIGLDVCLAIMNVLYTGLGNDKYAPCPLLVNMVTAGKLGVKSGEGFYSWTHGTKDLVISSYFKK from the coding sequence ATGAAAAACATCTCAGTTATTGGAGCAGGAACCATGGGTAACGGAATTGCTCACGTATTTGCGCAGTATGGTTACACCGTAAATTTGGTTGACGTATCAGAAGAAGCATTAAAAAAAGCCCTCGCTACCATTGCAAAAAATCTTGACCGAATGGTTGAAAAGGGCAAATTGAGCGCCGATGAAAAAAATAAAACTTTGGCTAACATCACTACGTTTTCTGATCTGAAAACAGGTATTCAAAATGCTGAATTAGTAGTTGAAGCGGCAACTGAAAATCAAGAATTAAAACTGAAAATATTCCGCGATATGGATGCATTCACAAATCCTGATTGCATACTGGCTACCAATACATCATCTATTTCTATAACTAAGATTGCCTCAGTAACAAAAAGAGCCGATAAAGTAATTGGTATGCACTTTATGAATCCGGTGCCGGTGATGAAATTGGTGGAAATTATTCGCGGATATTCTACTTCTTCAGAGGTGACAAAAACCATCATGGATCTCAGCAAATCGTTAGAGAAAGTTCCGGTTGAGGTGAATGACTATCCCGGTTTTGTAGCTAACAGAATTTTAATGCCAATGATTAACGAAGCAATCATTACCCTCAATGAAGGCGTTGCCGGTGTTGATGAAATTGATACCGTGATGAAATTGGGTATGGCTCATCCAATGGGGCCATTGCAGTTAGCTGATTTTATTGGTTTGGATGTTTGTCTTGCCATTATGAATGTATTGTACACCGGGCTTGGAAATGATAAATATGCACCATGTCCTTTATTAGTAAATATGGTTACTGCCGGCAAATTGGGCGTGAAATCAGGTGAAGGATTTTATTCATGGACACACGGAACTAAAGACCTGGTTATTTCTTCGTATTTTAAAAAATAA
- the xseB gene encoding exodeoxyribonuclease VII small subunit translates to MSKEGTYAKSFEELQDIVQDIENGEISVDILSEKVKRAAELIKVCRKKLTETEEDVARILKDLSGADDPNAEVEM, encoded by the coding sequence ATGTCAAAAGAAGGAACGTATGCGAAGTCATTTGAAGAGCTGCAAGACATTGTTCAAGATATAGAGAACGGAGAAATTAGCGTGGATATTCTTTCAGAGAAAGTGAAACGCGCAGCCGAACTAATTAAGGTCTGCCGCAAAAAACTGACAGAGACGGAGGAGGATGTTGCACGTATTTTGAAAGATTTGTCCGGGGCTGATGATCCTAATGCTGAGGTGGAAATGTAA
- the tatC gene encoding twin-arginine translocase subunit TatC, with translation MPFLHHLEELRWRLVKSAAAILVFAILIFIFTEWIVETVFLSLAQPDFPLFVLFCKAFGMCANEIKIDLQSVEFTGQFGINMMLAIIGGIIIAFPFIFYQLWSFVKPGLRQNELNMARGIVWFVSALFFIGIAFGYFVIAPLTVQFFGNWQLDETIENNITISSYIKTIVSTVFYTGLLFLLPVIIYIFSKLGIMTPEFLKKYRKHALVIILILAAIITPPDIFSQIIVSVPIYGLYEIGILISKRVDKKRQKSMMV, from the coding sequence ATGCCGTTTTTGCACCATCTTGAGGAATTAAGATGGCGTTTGGTGAAATCTGCCGCAGCCATTCTTGTTTTTGCAATTCTTATTTTTATTTTCACTGAATGGATTGTAGAAACAGTTTTTCTTTCTTTAGCACAACCTGATTTTCCGCTTTTTGTTTTATTCTGCAAGGCGTTTGGTATGTGCGCCAATGAAATTAAAATTGATTTGCAAAGCGTTGAATTTACAGGTCAGTTTGGCATTAATATGATGCTTGCCATTATTGGAGGAATCATCATTGCATTTCCTTTCATTTTTTATCAACTCTGGTCGTTTGTAAAACCTGGCCTCAGACAAAATGAATTAAATATGGCGCGTGGCATTGTTTGGTTTGTGTCTGCCTTGTTTTTTATTGGAATTGCGTTTGGATATTTTGTGATTGCACCACTCACCGTGCAATTTTTTGGCAATTGGCAATTGGACGAAACCATTGAAAATAACATCACGATCAGTTCGTACATCAAAACAATTGTGTCAACAGTTTTTTATACAGGACTACTTTTTTTATTGCCTGTCATCATTTACATTTTCTCAAAACTTGGTATCATGACACCGGAGTTCTTGAAAAAATATCGCAAACATGCCTTGGTGATTATTTTAATTTTGGCGGCTATTATCACGCCGCCTGATATTTTCTCGCAAATCATCGTGAGCGTTCCAATTTATGGGTTGTATGAAATTGGAATTTTAATTTCAAAACGCGTTGATAAGAAACGTCAGAAAAGTATGATGGTGTAA
- a CDS encoding tryptophan-rich sensory protein, whose product MIIQLIIFLLLNFGALALGGLFTGSGVSSDWYNGLNKAPWTPPGWMFGLAWTTIMICFSVYMAKVWNTGENKNFLIILFVIQWILNVSWNPVFFYFNFSGLALVLIVLLAILVGLILYLNASQAKWFSLLILPYFVWLLIATSLNAYIVFKN is encoded by the coding sequence ATGATCATACAACTCATCATTTTTTTACTACTCAACTTTGGTGCGTTGGCATTAGGTGGATTGTTTACCGGCAGTGGTGTATCATCTGACTGGTACAATGGATTAAACAAAGCTCCCTGGACACCTCCGGGTTGGATGTTCGGCTTGGCATGGACAACGATAATGATTTGCTTTTCAGTTTATATGGCAAAGGTTTGGAACACCGGTGAGAATAAAAATTTTCTCATAATTCTCTTTGTTATTCAGTGGATATTAAATGTATCGTGGAATCCAGTTTTTTTCTATTTCAATTTTAGCGGTCTCGCGCTTGTACTCATCGTGTTGTTGGCTATTCTGGTTGGACTCATATTATATCTGAACGCATCACAGGCAAAGTGGTTTTCTCTTTTGATTTTACCTTATTTCGTCTGGTTGTTGATTGCAACTTCTTTAAACGCTTACATCGTTTTTAAAAACTAA